The following are from one region of the Petrotoga mobilis SJ95 genome:
- a CDS encoding polysaccharide deacetylase family protein, producing the protein MKISFGFYPQGKIKALTMSYDDGQIYDRRLIRIFNKYGIKGTFHLNSGKLDSEPFLNSSEIRDLFEGHEVAIHTLNHPYLTRVPKESIIEEIMEDRERLESLVNYPIRGMSYPYGDYDEELLELLPYLGIEYSRTVSSHGNFSLPTHFLRWNPTCHHDDNLLKKYEEFKKLESNETMPLLYVWGHSFEFERNNNWDMIEEFCKKISNDETIWYATNVEIVDYLKALRNLKFSVNKKIVYNPSSLTVWIGVDGNPVKVEGGRYLTL; encoded by the coding sequence ATGAAAATATCTTTCGGCTTTTATCCACAAGGTAAAATAAAGGCTTTAACCATGAGTTATGATGATGGACAAATTTATGACAGAAGATTGATAAGGATCTTCAATAAGTACGGAATCAAAGGTACCTTCCATTTAAATTCAGGAAAATTAGATTCAGAACCATTTTTAAACTCTTCCGAAATAAGGGATCTCTTTGAGGGGCATGAAGTTGCTATACATACATTAAATCACCCTTATCTCACAAGAGTACCAAAGGAATCAATAATTGAGGAAATTATGGAGGATAGGGAAAGATTAGAGTCTTTAGTAAACTATCCAATAAGGGGAATGTCATATCCTTATGGGGATTACGATGAAGAACTTTTAGAATTACTTCCATATTTGGGAATTGAATATTCAAGAACAGTTAGTTCCCATGGTAACTTTTCTTTACCTACACATTTTTTGAGGTGGAATCCTACTTGTCATCATGATGATAACTTGTTAAAAAAATATGAAGAATTCAAGAAATTAGAATCTAACGAAACTATGCCTTTGTTGTATGTATGGGGACACAGTTTTGAATTTGAGAGAAATAATAATTGGGATATGATTGAAGAGTTTTGCAAAAAAATATCGAACGATGAAACAATTTGGTATGCGACAAATGTAGAGATTGTGGATTATTTGAAAGCTTTAAGGAATTTAAAGTTTAGTGTAAATAAAAAAATAGTTTATAATCCTTCTTCTTTAACAGTATGGATAGGAGTGGATGGTAATCCAGTGAAGGTAGAAGGTGGTAGATATCTGACTTTATAG
- a CDS encoding right-handed parallel beta-helix repeat-containing protein, producing the protein MEYHVAKTGFDRALGTKQDPFLTINKAASVAMAGDKVIVHEGVYREWVKPKNKGLSNKRRITYQAAEGEKVIIKGSERIQDWQKVEGNIWKCELPNSFFGEFNPYKEEIFGDWLVTTDQKRHLGDVYLNGMSFYEANSFEDLKDPKIRTETVDHWTQKKVPVLNPEQTKYVWYAEVDDQKTTIYANFHGANPNEELVEINVRRSCFYPDQIGRDYITVKGFEMAHAATPWVPPTADQPGLIGANWSKGWIIENNIIHDSKCSAISIGKEGSTGHLYHSTRKDKTGHQYQLESVFSAEHIGWSKESIGSHIIRNNTIYDCGQNAIVGHLGCVFSEIYNNHIYRIAIKREFWGHEIAGIKLHAAIDVQIYHNRIHDCSLGLWLDWQAQGTRVSKNLFYKNNRDLFVEVSHGPYVIDHNILASEYAIDNMSQGGAYINNLIAGKMEKRKVLNRYTPYHRPHSTTVAGYACVYGGDDRFYNNIFIGKDGIEGVGTSHYMNHTTSLEEYMKKVDEKGWDIKTLELIEQPVYINNNAYFNGAEPFEREKEKLVDKSFDSKFSVIEKGEEVYMFCELPDTFEDIAGKVCSTNSLERVRIVDADFERPDGGNLVLDTDFLDKQKPEKSSLGPISNLKKGKNYIKIW; encoded by the coding sequence ATGGAATATCATGTGGCAAAGACTGGCTTTGATCGAGCTTTAGGAACTAAACAAGATCCTTTTTTAACGATAAATAAAGCTGCTTCTGTTGCTATGGCTGGAGATAAAGTTATAGTTCACGAAGGGGTATATCGTGAATGGGTAAAACCTAAAAACAAAGGATTAAGCAACAAAAGAAGAATTACATATCAAGCAGCTGAAGGAGAAAAGGTAATTATTAAAGGATCTGAAAGGATCCAAGATTGGCAAAAGGTTGAAGGAAATATTTGGAAATGTGAATTACCAAACTCATTTTTTGGTGAGTTTAATCCATACAAAGAAGAGATATTTGGTGATTGGCTTGTTACGACTGATCAGAAGAGACATTTAGGAGACGTTTATCTAAACGGTATGTCATTTTACGAAGCTAACAGCTTTGAAGATTTGAAAGATCCTAAGATTAGAACAGAGACGGTAGACCATTGGACACAAAAAAAGGTTCCGGTTTTAAATCCAGAGCAAACAAAGTATGTTTGGTATGCGGAAGTAGATGATCAAAAAACAACTATATACGCAAACTTCCATGGTGCGAACCCAAATGAAGAATTAGTAGAGATCAATGTACGCAGATCCTGTTTTTATCCAGATCAAATTGGGAGAGATTATATAACGGTGAAAGGTTTTGAAATGGCTCATGCTGCGACACCATGGGTCCCACCAACAGCAGATCAACCTGGATTAATTGGAGCAAATTGGAGCAAAGGTTGGATAATTGAAAACAATATTATTCATGATTCAAAATGTAGTGCAATAAGTATAGGTAAGGAAGGTTCGACCGGCCATCTATATCATTCAACTCGTAAAGACAAAACTGGGCATCAATATCAATTAGAATCTGTTTTTAGTGCTGAACATATCGGATGGAGTAAAGAAAGTATTGGGTCACATATTATTCGGAACAATACAATTTATGATTGTGGTCAAAATGCTATTGTAGGTCATTTAGGATGTGTTTTTAGTGAAATCTACAATAACCACATTTATAGAATTGCTATAAAAAGAGAATTTTGGGGACATGAGATTGCAGGTATCAAATTACATGCAGCCATAGATGTTCAGATTTACCATAATCGTATACATGATTGTTCTTTGGGATTATGGCTGGACTGGCAAGCCCAAGGAACGAGGGTAAGTAAAAACTTATTTTACAAAAATAACCGTGATTTATTTGTGGAAGTAAGTCATGGTCCGTATGTTATCGATCACAACATCTTAGCTTCTGAATATGCAATAGATAACATGTCTCAGGGTGGTGCCTACATTAACAATTTAATTGCTGGTAAGATGGAGAAAAGGAAAGTATTAAACCGTTATACTCCATACCATAGACCACATAGTACAACGGTTGCAGGGTATGCCTGTGTTTACGGTGGTGACGATCGTTTCTACAACAATATCTTCATTGGAAAAGATGGTATAGAAGGTGTTGGGACATCACATTATATGAATCATACAACATCATTAGAAGAGTACATGAAGAAGGTAGATGAAAAAGGTTGGGATATTAAAACTCTTGAGTTAATAGAACAACCGGTGTATATTAATAACAATGCCTACTTCAATGGAGCGGAACCATTTGAAAGAGAAAAAGAGAAGTTAGTTGATAAAAGTTTTGATTCGAAATTTAGTGTTATCGAGAAAGGTGAAGAAGTTTATATGTTTTGTGAACTTCCCGATACTTTTGAAGATATTGCAGGCAAAGTATGTTCAACAAATTCTTTAGAAAGAGTTAGGATTGTTGATGCTGATTTTGAACGTCCTGATGGTGGAAATTTAGTTTTAGACACAGACTTTTTAGATAAACAAAAACCAGAAAAGAGTTCCTTAGGTCCAATCTCTAATTTAAAAAAGGGTAAGAATTATATCAAAATTTGGTAA
- a CDS encoding ABC transporter ATP-binding protein: MQENKTAINTQEKLLETKKLQKVFVVGGGFARSKLLAVDDVNFHIYKNEIFTLAGESGCGKSTVSKMLLGFLEPTQGEVYYKGKDIVNLKKWEEKKEFMKEVQSVFQNPFETFNPLRKVDRYLYDTAKQYGITKNGNGKRVEEALKAVGLSMTEVKGRYPNEFSGGQLQRISVARSLITTPSLLVADEPVSMVDASLRMSIVNLFKDLRDKYNVSVLYITHDLATAYYVSDRIGIMFRGNIIEMGGVEEVLMNPKHPYTQMLKESIPEPDPKKKWTERISIKELETEEYMRKGCKFAGRCPFVMEKCKDNMPPEIQTENRMVRCWLYENKEEK, from the coding sequence ATGCAAGAAAATAAAACGGCAATAAATACACAAGAAAAGTTGTTGGAAACGAAAAAACTACAAAAGGTATTCGTAGTAGGAGGGGGATTTGCAAGAAGTAAATTACTAGCGGTAGATGATGTGAACTTTCACATATACAAAAATGAAATATTCACACTTGCAGGGGAAAGTGGATGTGGAAAATCAACGGTCTCAAAGATGCTGCTAGGATTTCTTGAACCAACACAAGGTGAAGTGTACTACAAAGGTAAAGACATAGTAAACCTAAAAAAATGGGAAGAGAAAAAAGAGTTCATGAAAGAAGTACAATCGGTATTTCAAAATCCTTTTGAAACATTCAATCCGTTGAGGAAGGTAGACAGATACCTATACGACACAGCAAAGCAATACGGGATAACAAAGAACGGGAATGGAAAAAGGGTAGAAGAAGCACTAAAGGCGGTAGGATTAAGTATGACGGAAGTAAAAGGAAGGTACCCCAACGAGTTTTCAGGAGGACAACTACAAAGGATATCGGTAGCGCGATCGCTCATAACGACACCATCGTTGTTGGTAGCAGACGAACCGGTATCGATGGTGGATGCATCGTTGAGGATGTCGATAGTGAACTTGTTCAAAGATTTAAGGGACAAGTACAATGTAAGTGTGTTGTACATAACGCATGATTTAGCGACCGCATACTACGTAAGTGACAGGATAGGGATAATGTTCAGAGGGAACATAATAGAGATGGGTGGGGTGGAAGAAGTACTGATGAATCCGAAACACCCATACACACAGATGTTAAAAGAATCGATACCGGAACCTGATCCGAAAAAGAAATGGACAGAACGGATAAGTATAAAAGAATTGGAAACAGAAGAGTACATGAGAAAAGGATGTAAGTTTGCAGGTAGATGCCCGTTTGTTATGGAAAAGTGTAAAGATAATATGCCACCAGAAATACAAACAGAAAACCGTATGGTCCGTTGTTGGTTGTATGAGAATAAGGAAGAAAAATAA
- a CDS encoding ABC transporter ATP-binding protein, with translation MEVLKTEKLKSYYIFEMQEEKKEVKAVNDVSISIREDEIYGIAGESGCGKSTFLKTICGLAEPPLRIVDGKIYYEVEGKEIDITKMSQEEYRKLRWQFISYIPQGSMSALNPIIRIKESFKDFVTSHKKIKDEEKEFEEPLKKHLTALGLPLRVLKSYPHQLSGGMRQRTTIALATILNPRIIVADEPTTALDVVAQRAVIQLLKDIQKIQKNTIILVTHDMAVHANITDRMGIMYAGMFVEEGETDEIFENPLHPYTKFLIGSLPKMGDKSYKVSAPGSPPSLASLPQGCPFHPRCPYAMEICKKERPQLVEISDGHKSACFLNSKERVEDARK, from the coding sequence TTGGAAGTATTAAAAACAGAAAAACTAAAATCGTATTACATATTTGAAATGCAAGAAGAGAAAAAAGAAGTAAAAGCGGTCAACGATGTAAGTATAAGTATACGAGAAGATGAAATATACGGGATAGCAGGGGAAAGTGGATGTGGGAAAAGCACATTTCTAAAAACGATATGTGGTTTAGCCGAACCACCACTGAGGATAGTAGATGGAAAGATATACTACGAAGTTGAAGGGAAAGAGATAGACATAACCAAAATGAGTCAAGAAGAATACAGGAAATTAAGATGGCAATTCATATCGTACATACCGCAAGGATCGATGAGTGCGTTGAATCCGATAATAAGGATAAAAGAATCATTCAAAGACTTTGTGACCTCACACAAAAAGATAAAAGACGAAGAAAAAGAATTTGAAGAACCACTGAAGAAACATTTAACCGCCTTGGGATTACCGCTAAGGGTATTAAAATCATACCCACACCAACTATCTGGAGGAATGAGGCAAAGGACGACGATAGCCTTAGCAACGATACTCAATCCAAGGATCATAGTAGCGGACGAACCAACAACGGCGTTGGATGTAGTAGCGCAAAGGGCGGTAATACAATTACTAAAAGACATACAAAAAATACAAAAAAACACGATAATACTGGTAACCCACGACATGGCTGTACATGCGAACATAACGGACAGGATGGGGATAATGTACGCAGGTATGTTTGTAGAAGAAGGGGAAACGGATGAGATATTCGAAAACCCACTACACCCATACACAAAATTTCTAATAGGCTCACTACCAAAGATGGGAGACAAAAGTTACAAAGTCAGTGCACCTGGATCACCCCCCTCACTAGCGAGCCTACCGCAAGGATGTCCATTCCATCCACGATGTCCATATGCGATGGAAATATGTAAAAAGGAACGTCCACAACTCGTTGAGATAAGTGACGGACACAAATCAGCCTGTTTTTTGAACTCAAAGGAGCGTGTGGAAGATGCAAGAAAATAA
- a CDS encoding ABC transporter permease, giving the protein MLEGFKELMKDGRFRFAFIVICILAFMSILSFFSPYDPLRWNVVPRDKPPSWPHIFGTTSQGQDLFWQSTFAIRNSLTIALIASGISRMIAIIMGLVSGYKGGKTDKVLMSINDSFVVIPLLPILILIASVIRENLTMVLLGLILSLFGWAWDARVIRSQILSLREREFTYTSILSGTRTFNLVIKEYFPFIIPVIFSTLINNMIWAVGMEVTLSVLGLSNTEIPTIGTMIHWAVNYQAMLLGYWWWILTPVIISIFLFVALYLLSTSLSEYLDPRTRIQRIGKAKE; this is encoded by the coding sequence ATGTTGGAAGGATTCAAGGAACTAATGAAAGATGGAAGGTTCAGATTTGCGTTCATAGTAATATGTATTTTAGCCTTCATGTCAATACTCTCATTCTTCTCGCCATACGATCCACTAAGGTGGAACGTGGTTCCTAGGGACAAACCACCCAGTTGGCCACACATATTCGGAACGACATCCCAAGGACAAGACCTATTCTGGCAATCTACGTTTGCGATAAGGAACTCACTAACGATAGCGTTGATAGCCTCAGGAATATCGAGGATGATAGCGATAATAATGGGATTAGTATCGGGGTACAAAGGGGGAAAAACCGACAAAGTATTGATGTCGATAAACGACAGTTTTGTGGTAATACCGCTCTTACCGATCCTGATACTGATAGCATCGGTAATAAGGGAAAACTTAACGATGGTACTATTAGGACTCATACTAAGTCTATTTGGATGGGCGTGGGATGCCCGGGTAATACGATCACAAATACTAAGTCTAAGGGAAAGGGAATTCACATACACATCGATACTATCAGGGACAAGGACGTTCAACCTGGTAATAAAAGAATACTTTCCATTCATAATACCGGTAATATTCTCGACGTTGATAAACAACATGATATGGGCGGTAGGGATGGAAGTAACGTTATCGGTATTGGGTTTATCCAACACAGAAATACCAACGATAGGAACGATGATACACTGGGCGGTAAACTACCAAGCGATGCTACTGGGATACTGGTGGTGGATACTAACACCTGTAATAATATCGATCTTCTTGTTTGTAGCCTTGTACCTACTCTCGACAAGTCTAAGTGAATACCTAGACCCAAGGACAAGGATACAAAGAATCGGTAAGGCGAAGGAGTGA
- a CDS encoding ABC transporter permease translates to MLFFKRYLLPRIIQFLVVVFVGITVVFIVPRLTPVDPVQQVISQMTSQGAFLDPAAVEALRQSLTEMYGLEGGMFEQYVAFWGRLLHGDFGPSLFQFPVPVMELIMDSLPWTAGLLLTTTIISWLVGSIIGALAGYFKNKTWAQTLDNIAMVVRPIPYYIFALLLLIVFAYLIPIFPSAGGYSVGRQIGFNWAFISDVLLHSFLPAISLMVLGIAANIQTMKLIVSNIVAEDYVMYAKAGGLKESKIAFKYVFRNGLLPQVTNLALSLGQIFGGALITEIVFAYPGLGTLLYGAINSNDYNLIIGIVSLSVIGIASATLIIDLIYPLFDPRVRYR, encoded by the coding sequence TTGCTATTTTTCAAGCGATACTTGCTACCAAGAATAATACAATTTCTAGTTGTAGTATTCGTAGGGATAACGGTGGTATTTATTGTACCCAGGCTAACGCCGGTTGATCCCGTACAACAAGTAATCAGTCAAATGACATCACAAGGTGCCTTCTTAGACCCAGCGGCAGTTGAAGCATTAAGGCAATCGCTCACAGAGATGTACGGATTAGAAGGAGGGATGTTTGAACAATACGTTGCCTTTTGGGGAAGACTGCTACATGGAGACTTTGGTCCATCCCTTTTTCAATTTCCTGTACCTGTAATGGAGCTAATAATGGACTCACTGCCCTGGACGGCTGGATTACTATTAACAACTACAATCATCTCTTGGTTAGTAGGAAGTATAATAGGGGCGCTTGCAGGATACTTCAAAAACAAAACATGGGCACAAACATTAGATAACATAGCGATGGTGGTAAGGCCCATACCCTACTACATATTTGCATTACTACTACTCATAGTATTTGCCTATCTGATACCGATATTCCCATCGGCGGGTGGATACTCAGTTGGAAGACAAATAGGGTTCAACTGGGCGTTCATATCGGACGTGTTATTACACTCGTTTCTACCTGCGATATCGTTGATGGTTTTAGGAATAGCAGCCAACATACAAACGATGAAACTCATAGTATCAAACATAGTAGCCGAAGACTATGTGATGTATGCGAAAGCCGGTGGATTAAAAGAATCAAAGATAGCCTTCAAATACGTATTCAGAAACGGGTTATTACCGCAAGTAACAAACTTAGCCCTATCTTTAGGGCAAATCTTTGGAGGGGCATTGATAACAGAAATAGTATTCGCCTATCCAGGGCTAGGAACGTTACTATACGGAGCGATAAACTCAAACGACTACAACCTAATAATAGGGATAGTCTCGTTATCGGTAATAGGGATAGCGTCAGCAACGCTGATAATAGATCTAATATATCCACTCTTTGACCCAAGAGTAAGGTACAGATGA
- a CDS encoding ABC transporter substrate-binding protein — protein MKKSLLVIFVSVLLVVAGFSQVAGIPREETLIANVLTGRVNSPGIFNIFTSSWRTPDQGIQQLMLEPLWMMEPTRGEVINSLAAEGPIYNEDFTKMTVKLREGCYWSDGVEITADDIVYAITTAMKYQGMAYHDQFRLHVDKVYKTDDYTVVFELKEPNARFHANFVDRWGAWRPFPKHIFEKVEDPLSFNYNPPISSGPYVLKDYDRAGYWTLWEKREDWDRTPTGMLFGEPKPKYVLFYYYGEATNQVIAQANHNLDMADLTMEAFRALIQRNQYSRGYRIEYPWVVNTDPCMTGVIFNTDVYPYNIKDVRWALTLAIDIVDYIGIAFDGAAPMGALHLPPMPVYQEWYYEPLEDWLKNFTLDIEVNGRPFKPYDPTATLRAAQYARERGYEVPNDIEALKEMFGPGWWKYAPDVAEQLLERNGFTKDKNGKWLLPDGTPWKINIIANANPSHPAHRNALAAAQQWRNFGIDVSVTPSEQDASIVVSGNFEVSAQWPASEPWGGHPDLYRVFSSTHSKYYQPIGENAITNLGPAPGRWTDPRMDKVIEGMEKVDWDSEENMELGIEGLKILVEEMPSIPTFGYPGVVGWDEYYWTNYPGAENPYMIPYHHWPNFKYVLPFLEPTGRK, from the coding sequence ATGAAAAAGAGCTTATTGGTGATTTTTGTTTCCGTGTTACTTGTTGTTGCAGGATTTTCACAAGTAGCTGGGATTCCAAGGGAAGAAACACTCATTGCTAACGTTTTAACCGGAAGAGTAAACTCACCTGGTATCTTCAACATATTTACCAGTAGCTGGAGAACTCCTGATCAAGGGATTCAACAATTGATGCTGGAACCATTGTGGATGATGGAACCTACCAGGGGAGAAGTTATTAATTCTCTTGCAGCGGAAGGTCCGATTTACAACGAAGACTTCACAAAGATGACGGTTAAGTTAAGGGAAGGATGTTATTGGAGTGATGGTGTTGAAATTACTGCCGATGATATTGTGTACGCCATCACAACAGCCATGAAATATCAAGGAATGGCTTATCATGATCAGTTTAGGCTTCACGTTGATAAAGTATACAAAACAGATGATTACACTGTGGTATTTGAACTAAAGGAACCTAATGCACGATTCCACGCTAATTTTGTAGACAGATGGGGAGCATGGAGACCTTTCCCAAAACATATTTTTGAAAAAGTAGAAGACCCGCTATCCTTTAATTACAACCCTCCGATAAGCAGTGGTCCATACGTTCTAAAAGATTATGATCGTGCTGGTTATTGGACACTTTGGGAAAAAAGGGAAGATTGGGATAGAACACCAACTGGAATGTTGTTTGGTGAGCCAAAACCAAAATACGTACTTTTCTATTACTATGGAGAAGCTACAAATCAAGTAATTGCACAAGCCAACCATAACTTAGACATGGCAGATTTAACAATGGAAGCATTCAGAGCACTCATTCAAAGGAATCAATACTCAAGGGGATACAGAATAGAATACCCGTGGGTAGTTAACACGGATCCATGTATGACAGGTGTTATATTCAATACTGATGTATATCCATACAACATAAAAGATGTAAGGTGGGCATTAACTCTCGCAATAGATATAGTAGATTACATAGGGATAGCGTTTGATGGTGCTGCACCTATGGGCGCACTTCACCTTCCTCCTATGCCGGTTTACCAAGAATGGTACTATGAACCATTAGAAGATTGGTTGAAGAATTTCACATTAGACATAGAAGTTAATGGGAGACCATTCAAACCGTACGATCCAACGGCTACATTAAGAGCAGCCCAATATGCGAGAGAAAGAGGATACGAGGTACCAAACGATATAGAAGCGTTGAAAGAGATGTTTGGACCAGGATGGTGGAAATACGCACCTGATGTAGCGGAACAACTGTTAGAAAGGAATGGATTTACAAAAGATAAAAATGGCAAATGGTTGTTACCAGACGGTACACCTTGGAAAATTAATATTATTGCCAATGCAAATCCTTCACATCCTGCACATAGGAATGCACTTGCTGCAGCACAACAATGGAGAAACTTTGGTATAGATGTTTCAGTTACTCCTAGTGAACAAGATGCAAGTATTGTTGTATCAGGTAACTTTGAAGTCAGTGCCCAATGGCCTGCATCTGAGCCGTGGGGTGGTCATCCTGATTTGTACCGTGTTTTTTCAAGTACACACTCAAAATACTACCAACCTATAGGAGAAAATGCTATTACTAATTTGGGACCTGCACCAGGCAGATGGACAGATCCGAGAATGGATAAGGTTATAGAAGGAATGGAAAAGGTAGACTGGGATAGTGAGGAAAACATGGAATTAGGTATAGAAGGGTTAAAAATACTTGTAGAAGAAATGCCTTCAATTCCAACTTTTGGATATCCTGGAGTAGTAGGATGGGATGAGTATTATTGGACGAATTATCCTGGTGCTGAAAATCCATATATGATTCCCTATCATCACTGGCCTAACTTCAAATACGTACTGCCCTTTCTTGAACCAACAGGAAGGAAATAA
- the hutH gene encoding histidine ammonia-lyase, whose product MKKVYIDGEHLSLEDVINVAKHYYEVAIDKSVLENIENSRKIVEKFAEEEKVIYGITTGFGELCNVFISNDKTEKLQKNLIRSHACGIGDPLDIETVRAIMLLRANSLVKGFSGIRLSTIQSLIDMINKKVHPIIPEKGSLGASGDLAPLAHMVLPMIGEGEAYYEGKRLNGKEAMKLAGIDTINLVAKEGLALINGTQVMTAIGALSIYDSIELLKTADIISSLSFEALNGVIEAFDDRVHNLRPHKGQIGSANNLRKILEGSKMVSHQGVLRVQDAYSLRCIPQVHGASRDAVNYVEDIIVKEMNAATDNPLIFSKEEEAISAGNFHGQPIALGMDFLAIALSEIANISERRIERLVNPKLSGLPPFLIEESGLNSGFMLVQYSAASLVSENKVLAHPASVDSIPSSANQEDHVSMGTIAARKAKNILNNVQKVLAMEMLCACQAIDLRGNKGLGKGSKIVYDIVRDKVPKITEDRAMYEMIDKSEEILKSGIIVKEVEKETGKLF is encoded by the coding sequence TTGAAAAAGGTCTATATAGACGGTGAACATCTGAGTTTGGAAGATGTGATTAATGTAGCTAAACATTATTACGAAGTGGCTATCGATAAATCTGTCCTTGAGAACATTGAGAACTCCAGAAAAATTGTAGAAAAGTTTGCAGAAGAGGAAAAAGTCATATATGGTATAACTACTGGCTTTGGAGAACTCTGTAATGTTTTCATTTCGAACGATAAAACAGAGAAATTACAAAAGAATCTGATCAGAAGCCATGCATGCGGAATTGGGGATCCTTTGGATATAGAAACTGTTAGAGCGATTATGTTGCTTCGTGCGAATTCTTTGGTCAAAGGTTTTTCTGGAATAAGGTTATCCACCATACAATCTCTGATTGATATGATCAACAAGAAGGTTCACCCAATAATACCAGAAAAAGGATCTTTAGGAGCCAGTGGTGATCTTGCTCCTTTAGCCCATATGGTTTTACCGATGATAGGAGAAGGAGAAGCTTATTACGAGGGCAAACGGTTAAATGGAAAAGAAGCGATGAAGTTGGCGGGAATAGATACGATAAATCTTGTTGCCAAGGAAGGTCTCGCTTTGATAAATGGAACACAAGTTATGACGGCTATAGGTGCATTATCGATATACGATAGCATAGAACTTTTAAAAACAGCAGACATAATTTCATCGTTGAGTTTTGAGGCGCTGAACGGTGTCATCGAGGCTTTTGATGACAGGGTACACAATCTAAGACCTCATAAAGGGCAAATTGGGTCCGCTAATAATTTAAGGAAAATACTTGAAGGTAGTAAAATGGTGTCTCATCAAGGGGTATTACGTGTTCAAGATGCTTATTCCTTGAGATGTATCCCGCAGGTTCACGGTGCTTCACGTGATGCGGTAAATTATGTAGAAGATATCATCGTGAAAGAGATGAATGCAGCAACCGATAATCCTTTGATATTTTCAAAAGAAGAAGAAGCAATATCCGCGGGGAATTTTCACGGCCAACCAATTGCATTGGGCATGGACTTTTTGGCGATTGCTTTGTCTGAAATTGCAAATATATCAGAAAGACGAATAGAAAGGCTTGTTAATCCTAAATTGAGTGGATTACCTCCTTTTCTGATAGAAGAAAGTGGATTGAATTCTGGGTTTATGCTGGTTCAATATTCAGCCGCTTCGTTGGTTTCAGAAAACAAAGTCTTAGCCCATCCTGCAAGTGTTGACTCAATTCCTTCTTCTGCAAACCAGGAAGATCACGTTTCTATGGGTACAATCGCAGCGAGAAAGGCAAAGAATATTCTAAACAACGTCCAAAAAGTATTAGCTATGGAAATGCTGTGTGCTTGCCAAGCGATAGACTTACGAGGAAATAAAGGTTTAGGAAAAGGTTCAAAGATAGTATATGATATAGTTAGAGATAAGGTACCGAAGATAACCGAAGACAGAGCGATGTACGAAATGATAGATAAGAGTGAAGAAATCTTAAAATCTGGCATAATCGTTAAAGAAGTGGAAAAAGAAACTGGTAAATTATTTTAA